Proteins encoded by one window of Rhodamnia argentea isolate NSW1041297 chromosome 6, ASM2092103v1, whole genome shotgun sequence:
- the LOC125315566 gene encoding senescence-specific cysteine protease SAG39-like, producing MAPALVGKLVLAMVAVLGLLASQAWSRELQEATMRERHEQWMVRHGRVYADAAEKERRFLIFKDNVEHVESSNKDGSKPYKLAVNAFADLTSEEFKASRTGYKRSSSPRPASAKPFRYESVTVVPASMDWRKKGAVTPVKDQGQCGCCWAFSAVAAMEGITQLTTGKLISLSEQELVDCDTSGEDQGCGGGLMDDAFEFIISNHGLTTEANYPYQAVDNTCNARKAASSAAKITGYEDVPSNSESALLKAVAHQPISVAIDAGESDFQLYSSGVFTGECGTSLDHGVTAVGYGTSDDGTKYWLVKNSWGTAWGEEGYIRMKRDIDAKEGLCGIAMQASYPTA from the exons ATGGCTCCCGCACTCGTTGGCAAACTTGTTCTTGCGATGGTGGCCGTCCTAGGGCTCTTGGCCTCCCAGGCCTGGTCACGGGAGCTCCAGGAAGCAACCATGCGAGAGAGGCACGAGCAATGGATGGTTCGCCACGGGCGGGTGTATGCAGACGCCGCTGAGAAGGAGCGGCGCTTCTTGATCTTCAAGGACAACGTTGAGCACGTTGAGTCCTCAAACAAGGATGGGAGCAAACCGTACAAGCTAGCTGTCAATGCGTTCGCTGACCTAACGAGCGAGGAGTTCAAGGCCTCGAGGACTGGGTACAAGCGCTCGTCCTCCCCGAGGCCGGCAAGTGCTAAACCGTTCCGATACGAGAGTGTGACCGTCGTTCCAGCAAGCATGGACTGGAGAAAGAAAGGAGCCGTCACGCCTGTTAAGGACCAAGGCCAATGCG GATGTTGCTGGGCTTTCTCTGCTGTGGCGGCCATGGAAGGGATTACACAACTCACGACCGGAAAATTGATCTCCTTGTCCGAGCAAGAGCTAGTGGATTGCGACACAAGCGGCGAAGACCAGGGTTGCGGGGGCGGCCTCATGGACGACGCTTTCGAGTTCATCATCAGCAACCACGGCCTCACGACCGAGGCCAATTACCCTTACCAAGCTGTGGACAACACCTGCAATGCCCGGAAAGCAGCCTCCAGCGCCGCGAAAATCACCGGATACGAAGACGTGCCTTCCAACAGCGAGTCCGCCCTTCTGAAGGCAGTAGCACACCAGCCCATATCCGTGGCCATCGATGCGGGCGAATCGGATTTCCAATTATACTCCAGCGGTGTTTTCACCGGGGAATGTGGGACCAGTCTGGACCACGGGGTCACCGCGGTTGGGTACGGGACGAGCGATGACGGAACCAAGTACTGGTTGGTCAAAAACTCGTGGGGCACCGCATGGGGCGAGGAGGGATACATCAGGATGAAGAGGGACATTGATGCTAAGGAAGGTCTCTGTGGCATTGCCATGCAGGCTTCATATCCAACTGCATAA